The proteins below are encoded in one region of Dasypus novemcinctus isolate mDasNov1 chromosome 13, mDasNov1.1.hap2, whole genome shotgun sequence:
- the PM20D1 gene encoding N-fatty-acyl-amino acid synthase/hydrolase PM20D1: MVWKYVCVLALAAMLLLAFSTVSRSKVPRIKEPPGASQIPSQFTEEERVAMKEALQGAIQIPTVSFSAEESNTTALAEFGEYIQKVFPTVFNTSFIQHEVVGEYSYLFTVQGSDPTLQPYMLMAHFDVVPPGEGWEVPPFSGLERDGFIYGRGTLDNKNSVMAILQALKLLLIRNYIPRRSFFIVLGHDEEITGKNGAQKISALLQARGVQLAFIVDECGFILDGFIPNLEKPFAQISVSEKGGINLMMEVNMTPGHSSAPPEETSIGILAAAVSRLEQTPMPNMFGEGPLKITLEHLANEFPFPINIVLGNLWLFQPLISRLMERNYIMNALVRTTTALTMFNAGVKVNVIPQQAQATVNFRIHPAQTVQEVLELIKNIVADDRVQYHVLNAFDPLPISPSDDQALGYQLLRRTIQSVFPEINIVVPGICIANTDSRHFVNLSAGIYQFNPVYLQPQSFSSIHGINEKISVQAYETQVKFIFEFIQNADIDRMPVSHWHEL; encoded by the exons ATGGTTTGGAAATATGTGTGCGTGCTGGCCCTGGCGGCTATGCTGCTGCTAGCTTTCTCCACCGTCTCCAGATCGAAGGTCCCGCGGATTAAGGAGCCTCCGGGGGCTTCTCAAATTCCTTCTCAGTTCACAGAAGAGGAGCGCGTCGCGATGAAAGAGGCGCTTCAGG GGGCCATCCAGATCCCAACAGTGTCTTTCAGTGCTGAGGAATCTAATACTACAGCCCTGGCTGAATTTGGAGAGTACATTCAAAAAG TCTTTCCTACAGTGTTCAACACCAGCTTTATTCAGCATGAAGTCGTGGGAGAGTACAGCTACCTATTCACTGTCCAAGGCTCAGATCCCACCTTGCAGCCCTACATGCTGATGGCTCACTTTGACGTGGTGCCCCCTGGAGAAGGCTGGGAGGTGCCCCCGTTCTCCGGGCTAGAGCGTGATGGCTTCATCTATGGTCGGGGCACGCTGGACAACAAGAactctgtgatg GCAATCCTGCAGGCCTTGAAGCTCCTGCTGATCAGGAACTACATCCCCCGAAGATCTTTCTTCATTGTTCTGGGCCATGATGAGGAG ATAACAGGGAAGAATGGGGCTCAGAAGATCTCAGCTCTGCTACAGGCAAGGGGCGTCCAGCTAGCCTTTATCGTGGACGAGTGTGGCTTCATCTTGGATGGTTTCATTCCCAACCTCGAGAAGCCCTTTGCCCA GATTTCAGTCTCAGAGAAGGGTGGGATTAATCTCATGATGGAAGTAAACATGACTCCAGGCCACTCCTCAGCTCCTCCAGAGGAGACAAGCATTGGCATCCTTGCAGCCGCTGTCAGCCG ACTGGAGCAAACACCAATGCCTAACATGTTTGGAGAGGGGCCGTTGAAGATCACACTAGAACACTTGGCAAATGAG tttcccTTCCCCATCAATATTGTCCTGGGTAACTTGTGGCTATTTCAACCCCTTATAAGCAG GTTAATGGAGAGAAATTACATCATGAATGCCCTGGTCAGGACTACCACGGCACTCACCATGTTCAACGCAGGGGTCAAG GTGAATGTCATCCCCCAACAAGCCCAGGCCACAGTCAACTTCCGGATTCACCCTGCGCAGACTGTCCAGGAG GTgctagaactcatcaagaacattGTGGCTGATGACCGAGTGCAGTACCACGTGTTGAATGCATTTGACCCCTTGCCCATCAGCCCCTCTGATGACCAGGCCCTGGGCTACCAGCTGCTCCGCCGGACCATACAGTCCGTCTTCCCGGAAATCAATATTGTTGTCCCAG GCATTTGTATTGCCAACACAGACAGCCGACACTTTGTGAACCTCTCTGCTGGCATCTACCAGTTCAACCCCGTCTACCTCCAGCCTCAAAGCTTCAGCAG CATTCACGGAATCAACGAGAAAATCTCAGTGCAAGCTTACGAAACCCAGGTGAAATTCATCTTTGAATTTATCCAGAATGCAGACATAGACCGGATGCCGGTTTCTCACTGGCACGAACTGTGA